From Rutidosis leptorrhynchoides isolate AG116_Rl617_1_P2 chromosome 3, CSIRO_AGI_Rlap_v1, whole genome shotgun sequence, a single genomic window includes:
- the LOC139900563 gene encoding F-box/FBD/LRR-repeat protein At1g13570-like: METQSLSLDIISSLPQNIIETILTLMPLRDALRTNILSKRWRYCWMTMPKLVFDHNLVRAKSGSQLKYKLVNAIFHVLLIHRGPRTLKFKLDVNKLGFKTEFHQIILSLSSKINVKDLIIDNTSDTFYKLPTSFFLIQRLESLELMNCEFELPVTFTGFNKLRNMHFKNVRVSAQVLQHFLSNCPLLEEIILGGYEEEYVEENYFKFVQLFQHVPLVHTLDISKYYMKYLAAGGMPNKLPTSLHLKDVGLDVCLSEQDVISSILCIIRSSPNLEQLFFLMYDNEKLPIQESSLMFVDLQDDLSLTLDRLTYFEIVGFSNMPLEMEFLKLILETPAQQPLQTEHPSHESTGETSPTTPTSPSATIPMAQDESSPESTPGRVKKLTEAAGFCVVVPARHAPLCYSLVEFNKLT; this comes from the exons ATGGAAACTCAATCCCTAAGTTTGGATATAATCAGCTCCCTTCCTCAAAACATAATCGAAACTATTTTAACTCTTATGCCACTCCGAGATGCTTTGAGAACCAACATTTTGTCAAAGAGATGGAGATATTGTTGGATGACTATGCCCAAACTTGTATTTGATCACAACTTGGTTCGAGCGAAATCTGGTTCCCAGTTGAAATATAAGCTTGTCAATGCGATCTTCCATGTTTTGTTAATACACCGTGGTCCGAGGACCTTAAAGTTCAAGCTTGATGTCAACAAATTGGGCTTTAAAACCGAGTTTCACCAGATCATACTTTCTCTTTCAAGTAAAATTAATGTGAAAGATTTGATCATTGATAATACTTCAGACACTTTCTACAAATTACCCACATCGTTCTTTTTGATACAACGATTAGAATCTTTGGAGCTAATGAATTGTGAGTTTGAACTTCCAGTGACATTTACTGGATTTAATAAATTGAGAAACATGCAttttaaaaatgttcgggtttctGCTCAAGTGCTTCAACATTTCCTCTCGAATTGCCCACTACTTGAAGAAATCATTTTG GGTGGATATGAAGAAGAATATGTAGAAGAAAACTACTTTAAGTTCGTACAGCTTTTCCAGCATGTGCCTTTAGTTCATACTTTAGATATCTCAAAGTATTACATGAAG TACTTAGCTGCAGGTGGTATGCCAAATAAGCTTCCCACTTCGCTTCACCTCAAAGATGTTGGTTTGGATGTGTGCCTAAGTGAACAAGATGTCATTTCATCCATACTTTGCATAATCAGGAGCTCCCCAAATCTAGAGCAACTTTTCTTTCTG ATGTATGATAATGAGAAGTTGCCGATTCAGGAAAGTTCCCTTATGTTTGTTGATCTCCAAGATGACTTGAGCTTGACCTTAGATCGTCTTACGTATTTTGAGATAGTAGGTTTTAGTAACATGCCGTTAGAGATGGAATTTTTGAAACTGATCTTGG AAACTCCAGCTCAACAACCACTACAAACGGAGCATCCTAGTCATGAAAGTACTGGAGAAACGAGCCCTACTACGCCAACTTCTCCATCAGCAACAATACCTATGGCACAAGACGAGTCAAGTCCAGAGTCAACACCTGGAAGAGTCAAAAAGTTAACAGAG GCGGCCGGCTTTTGTGTTGTTGTCCCAGCAAGGCATGCCCCACTATGTTACTCGCTTGTAGAGTTTAACAAGCTAACCTAG
- the LOC139896960 gene encoding F-box/FBD/LRR-repeat protein At1g13570-like: protein MMETQSLSSDRISSLPQNIIDTILTLIPIRDALRTSILSKKWRYSWMTMPKLVFDHNLVPVKPVGELMLKYRLVDVIFHVLLMQNCPTFIMFKLDINKLGMRTEFDQMILYLYRRTNVKDLIIDTLSLFYTLPSSFFLLQGLESLRLKYCEFKPPVTFNGFNKLKKMHINNVQVSAQVLLHFLSNCPLLEDVVLIGFESDYPEETSSNFVTFFQCAPLIHTLRISKYYMKLFAAAGGMPNKLPTPLHLKRVDLNVCLREQDVITFALCIIRSSPNLVKLLFEMYDNEELSTQESFVNFVDLQDDLSLTLDNLEHFDILSFSNNKFEMEFVKLIMAKSPVLKIARITLKYGVSAAEELKILRDLIYLPFPRASHSGKLIIKR from the exons ATGATGGAAACTCAATCCCTAAGTTCGGATAGAATCAGCTCCCTTCCTCAAAACATAATTGATACTATTTTAACTCTTATTCCAATCCGAGATGCATTGAGAACGAGCATCTTGTCAAAGAAATGGAGGTATTCCTGGATGACCATGCCCAAACTTGTATTTGATCACAACTTGGTTCCAGTGAAACCTGTTGGCGAACTTATGCTGAAATATAGGCTTGTCGATGTGATCTTCCATGTTTTGTTAATGCAAAATTGTCCGACGTTTATAATGTTCAAGCTTGATATCAACAAATTGGGCATGAGAACCGAGTTTGACCAGATGATACTATATCTATATAGGAGAACTAATGTGAAAGATTTGATCATTGATACTTTGAGTTTATTCTACACTCTACCCTCTTCGTTCTTTTTATTGCAAGGATTGGAATCTTTACGGCTAAAATATTGTGAATTCAAACCTCCGGTCACATTTAATGGATTTAATAAGTTGAAGAAGATGCATATTAATAATGTTCAGGTTTCTGCTCAAGTGCTTCTGCATTTCCTCTCAAATTGCCCACTACTTGAGGATGTCGTTCTG ATTGGTTTTGAATCAGATTATCCTGAAGAAACATCCTCTAATTTTGTAACGTTTTTCCAGTGTGCGCCTTTGATTCATACTTTGCGTATCTCAAAGTATTACATGAAG TTGTTTGCTGCAGCAGGTGGTATGCCAAATAAGCTTCCAACTCCGCTTCACCTCAAACGTGTTGATTTGAATGTGTGTCTTAGGGAACAAGATGTCATTACATTTGCCCTTTGCATAATCAGGAGCTCTCCAAATCTAGTAAAGCTTTTGTTTGAG ATGTATGATAATGAAGAGTTGTCGACTCAAGAAAGTTTCGTGAACTTTGTTGATCTCCAAGACGACTTGAGTTTGACTTTAGATAATCTTGAGCATTTTGATATATTAAGTTTTAGTAACAATAAATTTGAGATGGAATTTGTGAAACTCATCATGGCTAAGTCGCCTGTACTAAAGATAGCACGAATTACGCTTAAGTACGGTGTTTCTGCTGCCGAAGAATTGAAGATTCTTAGAGATCTGATTTATCTGCCATTTCCACGTGCATCACATTCAGGGAAGTTAATTATTAAACGCTAA